The Montipora foliosa isolate CH-2021 chromosome 1, ASM3666993v2, whole genome shotgun sequence genome has a window encoding:
- the LOC137979253 gene encoding uncharacterized protein has protein sequence MVKYCAVAVCKNGSHNRPDLSYFRFPSDQKLRKKWETFCRRADEKFKTLADPRICSQHFSREDLKRTLSGKIEVISCGVPTIFDPKQPAAKTDPRQERKNEGDRRAQHLADNSTELPVKRQRVDAQEGKIGTVHSSAGHIGVIGDHDYTDRIENVDERQRNVLCQTELTMEDLAKTERAINQSSTSIPTSSQEVKVGANAQKRREQLVQDVLKSDESVKFYTGIPSLSCFMLLVNTLLPYAGKMKYWDKNKRQKSYYQNDPEKEKPGRKRDVGLKEEFILVLLRLKLGLMERHLADMFAVSVSTVSRIYMTWVRFLALTFNGSLLRWPSKQEIKTHMPNSFSKYPGTRVVIDCTEFFIEKPSSPSAQKATWSDYKHHNTVKLLVGITPSGAFSFISKLWSGSTSDRRVTQESGLIDLLEEGDQVMADRGFTIRDLLTKKGVKLNMPPFTKGNH, from the coding sequence ATGGTTAAATACTGTGCAGTTGCAGTGTGTAAAAATGGAAGCCATAACAGGCCAGATCTCTCGTACTTTCGCTTTCCTTCCGATCAGAAACTACGCAAAAAGTGGGAAACATTTTGTAGAAGGGCGGACGAAAAGTTTAAGACGCTTGCAGATCCTCGGATATGTTCGCAACATTTCAGTAGAGAAGACCTTAAAAGGACGCTTTCCGGAAAGATTGAAGTCATTTCTTGTGGTGTACCGACAATATTTGATCCGAAACAGCCCGCAGCAAAGACTGATCCTCGTCAAGagaggaaaaatgagggggatCGTCGAGCACAACACTTGGCAGATAATTCAACAGAGCTACCGGTGAAAAGGCAAAGGGTAGACGCGCAGGAAGGTAAAATTGGTACAGTGCATTCATCAGCAGGGCACATCGGTGTGATCGGTGACCACGATTACACGGACCGAATCGAAAACGTAGACGAGCGACAGAGAAACGTGCTATGCCAGACGGAACTTACAATGGAAGACCTCGCCAAAACGGAAAGGGCAATAAATCAGTCTTCGACTTCAATCCCAACCTCCAGCCAAGAAGTTAAAGTTGGCGCTAATGCTCAAAAAAGAAGAGAGCAATTGGTTCAAGACGTGTTGAAAAGCGATGAATCTGTAAAATTTTATACAGGCATTCCGTCACTATCGTGTTTCATGCTTCTCGTCAATACCCTCCTTCCGTATGCAGGAAAAATGAAGTATTGGGACAAGAACAAGCGTCAGAAATCCTACTACCAGAATGATCCTGAGAAGGAAAAACCAGGGCGAAAACGCGATGTTGGATTGAAAGAGGAGTTTATTCTTGTTCTGTTGCGGCTGAAACTAGGTCTAATGGAAAGGCACCTTGCCGACATGTTCGCAGTTTCTGTCAGTACAGTTAGTCGGATCTATATGACATGGGTTCGCTTTTTAGCTCTGACTTTTAACGGTTCACTACTTCGCTGGCCATCAAAACAGGAAATTAAGACTCACATGCCTAATTCGTTTTCAAAATACCCAGGTACACGCGTCGTTATCGATTGCACCGAGTTCTTTATTGAGAAGCCTTCCTCTCCAAGTGCCCAAAAGGCCACTTGGAGTGATTACAAACATCACAACACTGTTAAGTTACTAGTAGGAATTACACCATCTGGagctttttcttttatctcCAAATTATGGTCTGGGAGCACAAGCGATCGGCGAGTTACTCAAGAAAGTGGCCTGATAGACCTTCTGGAAGAGGGAGATCAAGTCATGGCGGACAGGGGTTTTACAATCAGAGATCTTCTGACAAAAAAAGGAGTAAAACTCAACATGCCCCCTTTTACTAAAGGTAACCATTAA